The DNA sequence CATACAATATCATGACATCCACTGCCATATCCCACCGGGGAAGGGGTTTCAACTAGCAACATTTATCTCGCATGCTGGCATCTTTAACGTGGCATCACTGGATTGTGCCGTTTAGCAGAAACATGAACATCTGTCTATAACAACACCAGAGGATGTGAATGAAACTAGCCACTATCTGTGGTATCCAAATGCAAGAACACAACTCCGGAATTAATTGTTCAATTTTTCCAGAGGACATGATTTTGGAAAAGCCGGCACACTTTCATAAACTTCCCTTTGAGGTATCAATATTCTCAGGACTAAGAAGGCTAGAAGGGAGGGGAGAGTATTCAGATGATACTTCTCAAATACTGTTTGCGCAACTACCACTAAGCAAAACTACtacatttattttggagttGAAAATACAGAGAATGTGTGAACagcattttcatcatcatatcttcttttattcttttttttttttttacatattccATCAGAAAAATTCAAGGTACAGTTAGTCTCTGTTAGTCTCACATGACAGCACTTTGAGGAACTCTGAGTATCAGGTTGTCTgtcatatatattttcttaatTTAGTATTGATATTTAGCACATAAAAATATCATATATAACACTGTTATGTTAGACATAAATGTCAACCTAAAAAAGAGCATCATGGGCACAAATAATtaatagaaaacaaaagaaccTGTAGGAGACAGTTCTGCAGTACTTTGACTCTTAATCGTGTAATAAACAAGTTCAGTAGGTTAGCTCTCTTCACTAGAAGCTGTAACAGACACAGTAGTCCATTTATATGTGTATGttgttggtggtgatgtaccAGTCCACTCTCATTACTGCTGGCTCATCCAGTTCCCTGATCTGTGTCTCGGCAGCAACCAAAGCAGAAAAGCTTATTCCACACGAGAAAACATGTTCTTGAGACAAAGTGATGATGAAACCCCCCACACTGTTGAAGGGTTCGCCAACATGTTAGCCGGTGCTAACCGGGGAGacccctcctcacacacacacacacaccaacacacacacacacagagagagagagaaagagttgTACACGCAGAGacattcagatgaaacaagTGAAGCCGTACCTGTTATGTTGCGGTGTGGAGCAGCGTTGGTGAGACGAGCAGCTTTAGCTTTCCCTCACTCCGTCTGGCGCTTTCCCACTGTCCAATCCTCTCCACATCAGCGCTCCCAGccgcacactctctctctcacacacatatatatatcaccGGCTCTGAATAATATTCTTCCAGAAATTCCTTTCGAGCAGAAAGCTGCGGTGCCAACAATGGTCAGTTTGGGTCACCCCAAACAAAAAAGGGCTCCACCGGGACACAGCAGGACTCACGAGTGCGGCTCAGTCATTCGCTCTGGCTCAAATTGGCATACATTCCGGAGGTCCTCCAacttaaaaacagcaggttCCACAGAACTCAAACGGCTTGGTCGAGTTTCACCTTTCAGAACTTGCCAGCGGCTCCGCTCCAGCACCAGCGACCGGAGCACACCGCGAACTGAGCATGGCACAGCAGAGGAGCAGGGCTATCACTGTGATGCGTTCATGGACTGTGGGGAATGTTGACGTCGCCTAATAATAAGCgtcaaacattacattttcgCTTGCTGTGATATGATAAATatgccaaatgaaaaaaaaatgtttttcacgcgATTAGCAACTGCCTTCGCTTCTGTTTAATGTATATTATTGCACATTTTTAATGGATGGTGAGAGAATTATTGTCCTTAGTCACCTAGTgcttttcgttgttttcttcccGCTGAAACGCACAGGGTAAACAAgttgtttattatttaaataaatcatgCCATATTTTCTCATCGGCGATATTGACAAACATAGTTGCTACACAAGTGCGCTCTGGTGGTCACATTGTAGCACAGCTGCAACGCCGATTGAAATAGTTACCTTCAAATGAGAAGaaattaaaacaacaaaccgtgaaaataaacaattaaattaaaaaaaaaaaatgttacgaCGATGACGCGAGATAAACATGAACTGAAGCTTCATGTGCAATAAATCATGAGGGATAAACGTACACAGAACACTTACATTATAAAATAACCAAGCTAAATTAAGTTGccaccatttttatatttatactaCATATTTATACTAAGCGGGTGTATGGTGGATTTGGAAATGCATCCAGGGTGTCCCTGCCTCTGACCCTTAGTAGCTTAGACAGGCTCCAGCATCATAACACCATGAAGAGGATAAGAAGTAGCAAATGAAGAAccttatatttaaaaaatattgtgtAAAACAACTGTATCGTGAGGCTCTTATTTCAGAAAGATACAATGAATCCAAGCATGGACATTTATCCTTATTAGATATGTATTTCCATGACTAGTTGACATCcctataaaagaaaaaaaaatacaacaggaGACTGTTAATAGATAGAACTTTATTCTATAAAACCATTGAGGATCCTCCAGTATTTCAGAATTCATCTATTTTACTTTAATGAAATACAAGATATCCTCATGATAACGCTGCTGCTTTCTTATTGGACCAGCAGACAGCTACAACCAAAGAAAGCTATCTGAGGCACGAACAAGTCTGACAATAGCAGCCCTATGCTTATGTTGATCATCGCATGACTTCTAATACACGTATACACCAATCAGACGTAGCATTTTGAACCAGGAAAAACATGTCCAGTTTTGATCTCCATTGTTGGCACTTGAAGTCAGGGACAGGGTGCAGCTACTGTACACAGTCACTGACAATATAACAAATATGGGGATGTCGAGGGAAAACATCAACTGCTTGAAAAATACCATCCTCACTCGCACAGTGGCACATTTTGGTCAAGAGGGGCCCAACTGAACATTAGGCAGCTGGTTATAATTTTATGGCTAATCCGTGTGGGTTACATCTAAAAGCTCTAACTTCAAAATTGTTCTGCTCCAAGTTTATGACCTGATGTTTTCAGTCACTCCCTACTTCAGTGCGAAACCAGAACACATTACAGAttatttaatcattaacaaaatGGACAAATATTCAAGATAATTTGTTGACAACAATAGTAATATTCAGATGTGACAAATGGGTCACGATTAGTATAATAACAAGAGAACCCTAAGATAAACCAAACAGGAATGTTGCAAACAGAAACTCATTTTAGCTACATTTGGCCACTCAGTCACTCCTTTGATCTTTTGCTCATAATCCGACTCCACAGTTTTGCTGCAATCGTTCCCTAAATATCAGTCACGGTGTAAGGTGTCACCAGGGTTTATACcttatatatagatagatagtaaTTACAGCTAAAGGTGATGTTATTGTTGGAAAATATCAATATCGGATGTATGGTGGAGTTCATGAGAAAGACCTTACTAGAAGTTGTAACTGGAGTCCACATCAACAACTAACAGTGTGGTGAATTCAGCATTCAGCAGCAGTCAGTCAATGCTGCGCTGCCATTAGGTGAACGTTGGAGGACACAAGTGTCACTGAAAATATACTGCTGAACTTTTCTCCTCTGCAGCTAGAGTGCATTTTCATATGCATCTACGTCCTGCCTATTTCTGTAGCTGTGGCAGTTGAAGTCCATCAGAATGACATTGGTGGACATGAAGTGGGGACACTCTGGAGAGAAGCCCTGTCAATCACAGACAATCTCTCACGTGCAGTTAAGCAATTCTTTGTCGCGTTTTGAACATGCAACCTGAGaaaatgcacacaaacacaggaatgACTTACAAACTGCAATGACTGGTCTAAAGCTCACGGGCTGAGCAGGACTTGACCTTCCTACTGACAGGCAGCAGAGGAAATGATTGACTGGGATTCACTATTGAATCGATTCATATTTGGCAAGTTTGGGTCATTGGTTCTGTGAGGTGTGATGAATTAAAAACTATTTGAAAATCAAACTTGCGTTAGTGCCGGAAGAAGATCAGAAATTTCTATGATTTGCTGGGAGCTCATCAGGCTTCACAGAGATCCGACTCCAGATTTGGAAAAAATTGAGCGAGATCACTCGCAGCTGAACTTGGGCTGATGTCCGACTTCAAGAGGAACATTTTCATCAAGCCTGCAGCAACATCTCGCCCTTTCGTTCTGCATGGTCAGCTTCCATATTTCCTGATGGAGGACGGTTGTAGGGCGCAAAAATATCACTTAACTTTGGTAAGTTCTTAAGAATTTTCTGTTGGTGTGTTTACTGGTATGTTTTTAAACACTGGGTTCAGGGGGTGGACTTTGGTAATGCGGTTTTCAAATTGTCAATACAAATCTTTGAAGCGCTATTCTTTCAACTACAGTTTGTACAAGTAACAAGGGAATCTTTATTGGACCTGAAGAAAACTTTGGAATGTAATGGAATAGATTCATTTTATAAATATACATGCTGGTAATGTTGCAATAGGAAACAGAATTGCGGCACATGATTTTCTTTAAAACGTGGCTGACCTTCCAACTGTAGTTTGTCAATACTGTGGTTCCGATTGTTCATAAATGTGTCATTGGCCAGTGAATATATAAGGCTGTCAagttttcatttgtcaatataTTGAATAATCAATGACGTTCTCACACATTCCCATCCACTGCAGTGGCAATATATTTGGAGTTTCAGGGTGACATTTTGTCCAGTCTGGGTATGATCTTTTAGGCTCAACAAAATGCTATGATCTTGAGAAAGGACGGCTTCAGTCTGAGATCAATGTTGGTGATCAAACCTGCTCAGACGATCATTATCATGATCATTAGACAGCAGGATCTTCTGTTCTTTCAATTGCCGTGTATTTCTGCACAGTGTCATCATCTTGCTCTGCCACGACGTCCAGCTcattcccacacacacaaacacacacatgtataaCTGTTGGTCCCAGCAGTGGGAACGACAGAGTGATGTTTAGCGAAGCACTTGAAAGTAAAATCTAACCAACTGTTCAGAGCGGATGTTGTAAGCTCCACCCAGCGGACGCTGAAAGGTGCCTGGAACACATCCCTCGCTTCCCTTGACACACAAAAGCACAGGTACCCACACCGCTTAAAAACAGTGCGCTACATTCTCATATTGGATATTCACATTGGGAACGTGCCCACAACGTGGTCACTGCTCCTCCAGACGATGGCGCCCTCTAGCTGTCGTCCCCCTCTGCCAGGTTTCTCTCGGGATGAGAGGAGCCTTCGAAGCGTTGCGCGGCAATAACTGCCTGGTGTGACATACTCTTCCTCACTATGTCACCTTTTCTCCACAGTGTGATTTCCTGCCAAGAGTAAGAGCACAAATGAGGAGATCTTTGTCAGAACGGGCCGCTCTTCATGAAGGTTGTACCTGCTGTTTGAAGTagcgtctctcctcctcatcgatGAGGACCAGATTCAGGTAGTAGCGCACCGAGTACTTTTTGTTAATGTCCCTCATGGTGGGCGTCATTTCATACCCGGCTAGGAACAGGCGGATGGGGATGGACTCTCCTGCAGCGGAACAAACATCGGCATGAGCTGCAGCCAGAGTCTCACGCCGGGACAGAGAGAAACGTCACCTCTGACGGGCGCTCCGTCCATGATCTCGTATTTGGCAATGGTGTCATTCTCGTGGTAGACGTTCGGTCCAGTACCGGTGGTTTCTCGCTTGATGATGTCAATCTCCATGTGTTTGATTTTGATCCTCACCAGCAAAAAGTATATCTTCCCAACTATCACATCCTTTAAGTGATACCTGTGAATGCGAAACAACAATAAAGGAGCTGCACTTCACGACAAAGAGAGCGAAAGGTGCTAAAGGGGCAAACATACTTGGACTTGTTGTACTCGAATTCTATGTGCAGGCAGTCCTCGATCCCTACTTCCATCTTGATAGACGAGTTCATTTCTGGGTAGGTGCTCAGTGTGTGAACCACAATGTCCAGCTCCTTGGAGATGTCATTGAGTCGCCTGCTCACTGTGGCCCTCAGGAAGTACCTGCGAACAGATGATGTGCAATGCTAAGCTAAAGCTCATCATTAATAAACAGGAACTGGAATTGAGCCAATTTGATCCAaagtacttttctttttcaggaGATCCATCTGGACCTGAGAGTCTGAGGTGAAGGAGCATAATTCATGAATGTTGAAGCTAACAGAGAAGCTAAAATTAGCCTTCAATAATGAAAAGGGACCGTGATACCAGATTCTGTTTGAACCTTACCTATCAAAGACGTCATTTACACACTGATCAATAAATATGAACGAAAGTTCGAGCCGCAGCTTGGTCTgtctttgaaatatttacaacgCAGTTACACACCGCTTGGTTAAAGCTCGTGTCTTCTTTTACTCAGGTTATTGCCCAGGACAGCAGGCTAATGTTAAAATCTAACATCTGCATCTTGGATGTTCAGGAGAGCGACAAGTCTCAGAACCagtcagaaagaaaatgtggttGACTCGCTACGTTTCTATCATCAATGTGAATGAGCTAAAATGTAGCAGTAACATAAAGCAACTGTGGGGAAAAGGCATCTGCAACTAAAATCTACAAATTCTTCACAGTGTTTACCCGACAACTGCACAGGCCACGAAGCCAATGTGACCcccaatattcattcatttttaggaGCTGTTGAGCAGTGCCGCTGCAACACAAGTGAACTGCTTTGTTGCCTGGAAACGATGCGAGTACAGCCGTTGGGAGTGGAGGCATATTATGGGATGTGGATAGTTTGCTGCTACCTTGCTACCTGACAAACAAACTGCCTAACTATATAACAATCCCTAATGATACAGATTTGTCCCACATTTGATGAGtaaatgtgtcagtgtctgTTACTCGACAATGCAATTTGTTCCCCATTTTCCAAGAATCCTGAACGCACCACGGTGCTCTCAGCTCTGTGTCTCTCTTATTGAGTGAAGATCCAGGCTAATATTTGCTGTCTGGTAGAAACAGAGCAGAAGACAGATGGAAGGGCTCCTTACTGGAGAGAGACAGCTGCTGGGCTCAGAAGCAGGACTCTGAGGTTCTTTATATATTATCTTGTTTTCATGTACAGGTGTGTTACCAAAGTGAGCAAATCATAACTTGTCTCTGGTATTTTTGAGGTCGACCTCACACTTACTTTGACAAGGACAGTttcacgcacgcacacaaacacatttcattcacAGAGTTAAAACTGTGAAAGTTATGTCAAATATAGAAGAGAATTATTCTGGAATTATTAtgaattcataaaaataattaacaaaaaaaacttctgacttGTTTTCAAATGACCTAATCTGACTGCACTACTATGCTGCTCCAGACAGCTCCTCTCACTTCTTCACACATACAACAACATACGTCCTTCACCAATACAGAGGAGTTCTCTCAAACAGGAAATGATGAGAGCATGAACCATGAAAATTAAGGAAGCGCCTCCACAGAACGAGTGAGTCATAGTCTAATGAGTCATCCGGATTCTGCTGACAACATGTAAAAAGGGATCAACACTCTAATCTGAATATTGCCTCATTGAAGTTGCTCCACTTTGGAAAAGCCCCTGGTGGGGAGGTTATTGTTATTGATAAAACTAAAGGTTACCGTAGTTTGACGTTCTGGCCGGTGTACGACTCGTAGGGTTTCTCCACGTGTGTGAACTCAAAGTCAAACGTCTGAGACTGGGTGAGCTCTCCTGGTCTGGCCAAGTCCTTGACAAGGGACACAAACTCATGGTGGTTTCCTCTGTCGTAGTAGAGCTCTGGAGGGAGAGTCAAGCACAACAAATGCCCCGTCAGTAATGTTGATTCCCTCAAAAACATCCCCAAAATATCATCACCTTCAAATCACATTTAATATTCAATAGgcccagaaaaaaaaccctctgtaCTTTACACTCTATTTGTAAAGCTTTTTGCTTTTCTTAGTTATTTAATAAAttcagaaatattttaaaaactttttgtttttactttctgATGATTATAACATAATAACATAGTGTAAGACAATTCAACCTGACAACTGCTGCAAGTCAAGATCGTTGAACTCGCTGTAGTATTGTAGGCAGTTTTATGTCACTGATCTGTTTTAGGAGACAGTCAAGTCTGACATTGTGTACATCAGTCGTACCATGGCCTTCATTTATTTGAGGAAATCAGAGGTAAACTGCAGCGTTGCCGTTCAATGATTCTGCAAATTTGAATATGCGTTTAGGAGGAGGAAGTCCGTTATCTTAGAAAGCAGAAAAAGAGGATTCCACAAGCACATAAACTCATGGACGGACACACATTGGACATGTTGGTTAAATATCGCTCCCGCAGTGTCGGCGCAGCTGTGTCAGCTGATAAGTGCGCTGCGGTCACGAGACCTGACACTTGTTAGAAAGCCGGTGTGAAGTTGAAACGGCTCGCTCGGCTTATACTCAGCACAGTTTCTGTTACGTTTACTCCTGAACTCCAGCTCCTCAAACCGACTGACTGGAGCGAGCAGGCCGGCCGACGCTCACCTATCTGGCCGACGAACTCGATCTTGATGCCGCTGTGCTCCAGCCTCTTCCCCGGGTACTTGAGCGTGACGTTCACCTTCCCCGACACCGTTTCCCCGTCATAGAAGAGAAAATACTTGTCCTTCCTGCCATCTTCGCTTTTGTGCTCGGCTTTTTTTCTCGTTTCTGCGTCACTGAGAACTATATCAACATCGGCGCTCTGCCCAAAACCGAAGAAGCTCATGGTTGCTGAgggagcagcttcttcttcgaCTCAGCTGGCGCAGGCTGCCACTTAGTTTTGGCGTATACTGCCTCCTACTGGGCTACACGATACACTACAGCGCACCACACTTCCCTGTAAGTTTACTTATCATGCTtattacttatatatatatttcttaacTGTTTTGAATAATTTTAGCATGACAGATTACTCTGATGTTGATTCTTGCCTCCATCAACAAGAGttaagtaataataatttcaatttcagtCCGATTTTATACAGTACTGTCCACGGTTCCCATTATCACATAACTGCCGTCACAACAGTACATGCCAAAAATTACTTTCTGTTACTCAGGTGCTGCTGAAAGTTGCTTCAATAATCTCTTTACACATATTTCTATTAAACACCTCGTCACCGATTATTTGTTTTCTTAAGGATTGTGCCAGTTTATCCAagagattattttatttaattttattttttcctaagcagtttcctagttggtgggatccccactgaccatggcaataaatctgattctgattcagattcagattctaaATAACAAACCCTGACACAAATAGTAAAGTTCTTGACAATCGTGCGCGCAGTTTTGTAATGCCGTATTTTTTCCACTAGAGGACGCAGTTGTATCTCTCACGTGAGCCGCATCTTTCTTCAACGTAACAAAGTAAGGATGCCTTAAGTTACTTTTTACCTTAACATAGGGAGTGAGGATAGGAAATTGGTGTCTTACTATCTTTTACCATATTTGCAAACTTACtgtatatgtaatatatttggaaaaaaacaagatctTAATGTTGTCTTAAGTTTA is a window from the Synchiropus splendidus isolate RoL2022-P1 chromosome 17, RoL_Sspl_1.0, whole genome shotgun sequence genome containing:
- the vps26bl gene encoding vacuolar protein sorting-associated protein 26B-like encodes the protein MSFFGFGQSADVDIVLSDAETRKKAEHKSEDGRKDKYFLFYDGETVSGKVNVTLKYPGKRLEHSGIKIEFVGQIELYYDRGNHHEFVSLVKDLARPGELTQSQTFDFEFTHVEKPYESYTGQNVKLRYFLRATVSRRLNDISKELDIVVHTLSTYPEMNSSIKMEVGIEDCLHIEFEYNKSKYHLKDVIVGKIYFLLVRIKIKHMEIDIIKRETTGTGPNVYHENDTIAKYEIMDGAPVRGESIPIRLFLAGYEMTPTMRDINKKYSVRYYLNLVLIDEEERRYFKQQEITLWRKGDIVRKSMSHQAVIAAQRFEGSSHPERNLAEGDDS